From Canis lupus baileyi chromosome 16, mCanLup2.hap1, whole genome shotgun sequence:
GCCCAGCTCTGAAGCCTCAGCCCTTGCCAACCAGACCCCAGGCTCATGTCAGTCTATGATGCGGTAAGTGAGGAGAGTGTTGGGGGGcggtgggagaagcagaggagcaTTCCTCTTGGCTGAGAATGTGCAGGTAGGTATCTCAGGGCCTGGTGGCCGagtgtctctgcccatctctcagACCTGCTAGAGGTTGGGGGAGAAACACCGCTGCCATTACCTCTCCCCTAACCCATTGCCTCAGAGGCAGTTCTATATCCTGCACCTCAGGAGCTCCAGAAGTCCTCATGTGAATGTGCATTTTTTCTGAGCCAATCCACAGTTCTCTTTCGATACTCAAAGGGCTTTGTGACCCAAAAAGTTTAAGATTCATTCACACCCTGATCTCCTGAGATCTTGCCCAACAAACTTCCCCTCCTTATATTTCATCCTAGAGTTGAAATGGATAGTTCCACACCTTACAGTTCATTTCAGTTGAACCCTGGGCCCTCTTCCCGGTCACTGGAAGACGTGTTACTCCTCAAAGAGCTCACCTTCCCCCTGCGAGCTGTGGTCCTCTCTTTCCTGACCTGTGAATGCCCTGACTCCTGCTAGACTATGACTGGTCCCCTGTGTAGCCTGTTCACCTTTGATCCCTAGACATGCTAGCCCTGTGCCTGGCAGGCAGTCAGCACTCAATAAACAGCTGTGGGATGAATGaatttcctcctctctccagctTCTTCAGTCTTTCCCTCCCTGCTACTACCCCGTCTGTTATAAGTACACAGATGTCTCGCTTGGGAAATTTTCATTTGCACCCCAAGTGTATTAAGATCACAGGCTCagagcccctggctggctcagttggtggagtcgGTGACTCCTGATcacagagttgtgagttcaaaccccacgttgggtgtagagatcactttttaaaaaaagaaaaatggggcagcctgggtggctcagcggtttagcgccgccttcagcccagggcgtgaccctggggtcccgggattgagtcccacgtagggcttctgcatggagcctgctcctccctctgcctgtgtctctgcctctctctctctctctctctctcatgaataaataaataaaatctttaaaaataaatttaaaaaaaaaatagaaagaaaaaagaaaaattagggcatctgggtggctcagtggctcagtggttgagcatctcccttcggctcaggtcatgatcccagggtcctagaatcgagtcccacatcaggctccccatgggagcctgcttctccctctgcctatgtctctgcctctctctgtatgtctctcatgaataaataaataaaatcttaaaaaaaactaaagcagggcagccccggtgccacagcggtttagcgccacctgcaacccagggcgtgatctggggaccctggatcgagtcccaggtcaggctccctgcatggagcctgcttctccctctgcctgtgtctctgcctctctctctctctctctctctctctgcatctctatgaataaataaataaataaaatcttaaaaaaaaaaaactaaagcagatAATCCATAAATTAATACACTAAAAACTTAGCACACTGCTTGGCAACTACTAAGCATACAATatgtgtttgttatttattttttaagattttatttatttgagaaagagcataagaGATAGAACATGAGTGggtaagaggcagagggagaagcagctccccactgagcagagagcctgttgtggggctccatgtggggctccagcccgggactctaggatcatgacctgagccaaaagcaggcccTGAACcacctgaaccatccaggtgccccaatatgtgtttgttattattgttattgccAACCTTTCAGAATCCCAGTTCCCCAAGATTATCTTGATTCACCTCCATCTTCTACTTCTGCCAAAACTACTCCCTTGAAGAGCCTTTACATATTGGAAGGTAGATTCAGGAAACGCTTATCTTTTAATCACACtaaatttattattgagagacaACCTCTGTTTATAACATTTTGCTATTTTCCCAgtttttttatgccttttttttttaacttttttttttttaactaatccttacacccaatatggggctcaaacttatgacccagagatcaagagtcacatgctcttgcaagactgagccagccagtcgcCCCCTATGCATTTTTATGTGTTAATAAATATCCTTATCAAATAAAActttttccaaaacatttttttaggatcttatttatttatttgagagagtgcacaagcaggaggagctgcagggatagagagaagcagactccctgccaagcagagagcccaatgcagggcttgatcccaggactctgggatcacgacctaagccaaaggcagacgcttaactgactgaaccacccaggcacccggaaataaaactttttaagtcAACAGAATAGGATCATACTTTCTATACAGTTTGTATATCTTGCTTTGGGGGCTTAttgtgagcattttttcatatcaTTAAATGTTCTTCTATATCTTTTAATTGCTACATGATATTTATTTAGCTATTCCTCTATTGTTAATCATGTAGATTTCTAttcgtttgttttgttgttttgtttttaatgtaagctctacacccaatgtggggctcgaactcagaccctgagatcaagagtcatatgctctactggctaagccacccagacacccctctttttgtctgttttatttttttatttttaagattctgtttatttacttattcatgagagacacagagagaaagagaggcagagacacaggcagagagagaagcagcctccatgtaggaagcccgatgtgggactcgatctcgggactctaggatcacaccctgggcctaaagCAGGctctaagccgctgagccacacaggcgtccctttttgtctgttttaaataAAGCCACAATAATAATCTTTTGTATGTGAACTTTGTAAGGCTATTTCTTTATAAGTagcactgttttttgtttctcagTCTCGGGATTCATTCTCATTCCTCATCTTAGTTGGCCTGTTAGCAGCATTCGGCacagctgctcctcctccttgaaACCCTTCTTCACACTCCTGTTCTCCCTCCAGgttcacctccccaccccccatgcttCTCCCTGGCTGGTACTTCTTCTCCTGACCCTTTGTGTTAAATGCTCCAGAAATCAGCCCTTGGACCTCTCTATGTCTGTACCCCTGTCACTGTTGCTTTCATGTAGTTGTGTGACTTTTTTCATGATCTTCCTTAGTTTTGTGACTTTATCTTCCCTCCATGAATAACTCCCAAATGTATACTTCCGGCCTGGACCCCTTCCCTGAATACTGGATCCCTAGAAGAAACTGCTACCCTATGTCTCTGCTGGAATATCACATAGGCACTTTATACCTAATATGTTCAAAATAAACTCCTAATTTTCTGCCCTAAGTCTTTTCCACCCACAGTCCTCCCCATCTCAGAAAATGGCTCATATTCCCTCCATTTGCTCAGGCCAAAAAGCTTAGAGTCATCTCagactcctctctttcttccacaCTCTACTTCTGATCCATCAGCAACTTCAATCAATCTAGACTCCACAGCTCCTCACCACTTCCATCCACCTGGTCCAAGCCAGCAACATGGCTTCCCTGGACACTGTAATGGCCTCCTTGGTGGTCTCCCTGCTTGTGTCCTTTCTCCACAGCAGTCTAGCCACACTATAGCTAAGTAATCCTGTTAAACTTTAAGCCTGTCTACGGCTTCCCCCATCACAACATGTCATAGGCTCTACGTGGTCCAACCCCATTTCCTCTGTGACTTCATCTCTGGCCACTATCCTCTCAGTTCCTCTGCTCCACCACCTTGGCTTCCTTGCTATTCCTCAAATACGCCTGACAAACTCCCTTCTCAGGGCCTATGTACTTGCTGTTCCTCTGTATAGAACTTCCCCGTGTACACATGGCTCCTTCCTGCATCTCCTTCATTTAAATGATCAAGTATCATCTCAGCTAGGCCTGCTCTGATCACCCCATTTAAAATGTACTCCaatgttctctctctgcccctgctttgtttttctccacaATATTACCACTAGTATAcggtagattttatttattctctttattgtCTGATTCATCCTCTAGAACATAAACCCCACAAGGAAGTTCTGTTTTGTTCACGATTGTGTCTCCAGAGCCTAGAACAGTACCCGGCACTTGGTAGATGCTCAgtagctaattctttttttttttttttttaattttttttattatttatttatgatagtcacagagagagagagggggggggcggggcagacagagaagcagactccatgcactgggagcccgacgtgggattcaatcccgggtctccaggattgcaccctgggccaaaggcaggcaccaaactgctgcgccacccagggatccctcagtagCTAATTCTTGAATGAGTATGAGCAAGTAGACATCTTACAGCCTCCTTTCCTTGAagctctgcttcctccctcttccccctctgtgtctctgacaGTCCCCAGTCCTGGCCCCAGCCCTCTTTATCTCTGACcagccccccctttttttttcctcttccattccTTTGTCTCCTCTGCCTCCTGACTAGGTATCCTCAAAGATTAGATTTTTAAGGCTCTGTCCTTCAAACAGTTCTTCCTTCCCTTGGCTTCTTCCATCACCACATGCTGTTCCAAACCAGAGTCCTTTCTACTAAGTCCTGTCCCTGACCCTGTGTGTCTTCAACGGCCTTGGGTTCGGCTTATTTTGGCCCATTAATTAACCCTGACAGACCTCAGGTTCTCCATCTATAACATGAGGATtaataggggtgcctaggtggctcagtcagttaagcatctgactcttgactttggctaaggtcatgatctcagggttgtgggattcagccccacgttggactccctgatTAGctaagagtctgcttgagattctctctctccctctccctctgccccacctccctggctcacacattcactctctctctttctctctcaaataataactcttttaaaaaaataataaaaggaggattaataaaatagaaaacactcggggatccctgggtagctcagcggtttagtgcctgccttggggccagggcgtgatcctggagtcctgggatcaagtcccacatcgggctccctgaatggagcctgcttctccccgcctatgtctctgcctctctctgtgtctctcatgaataaataaataaaatcataaaataaaataaaaataaaataaaataaaatagaaaacactcaACATAGCACGcattatgtgtcaggcaccttTGTTTccaacaaaattatatataggtGGAAATTgctattatgcccattttacagatgaggaaaccaaggcacagagagctAAATAACTTGCTCATTGTCTTGCAGTCCTAGCTAGGAGGTGCTGGATGTGAGCCCTAaagtttatgctttttttttttttttaagattttgtttattgggatccctgggtggcgcggcggtttggcgcctgcctttggcccagggcgcgatcctggagacccgggatcgaatcccacgtcaggttcccggtgcatggagcctgcttctccctctgcctgtgtctctgcctctctctctgtgtgactatcataaataaattaaaaaaaaaatttaagattttgtttattcatgagagacacagaaagagaggcagaaacataagcagagggagaagcaggatccccatggggagcttgatgcaggactccatcccaggaccccagaatcacaatctgagccaaaggcagatgctcaaccactgagccacccaggtgtccaaattCATGCTTTTAAACTGCCACCCAATACCCCTATGATGAGCATAGATAGCgtgagatttttatctttatggGGTAGTTAGGTTGTAAATTGGCAAGTAAGGCAGGAGCATAAAGGTAGTCAAAATTAaccttaaatcattttttttaaccttaaatcATTAACTCACCCCCAAAATATCCAGAATTTATAGTCTTTCAATGAGCTCTGTGTAGAATGGATTGCAGTTTTTTTCAATGGACCACCAGTTGCACATTGGCTTGCATTTAGGAGATAATGTTATCCTGTCATATAAATAATAGCATATATAGTTGAATTCATGTAAGTGACTATGATTGGTCTGTGTTGTCTTTCAGAGGGTCCTAGAAGAGAGAAGTTTGAGTTTGGTGTTGAAGATAGGAGGCCATTTTGTGATACTTAAATTGAGTTGGCATTCAACTATGCCCCGCATCTAGCAGGCCCCCAGTAACCATCGGCTCTCTTCTTTGCCTGTTGGGtcactggctggctggcttgcttgcttgctttaagattttatgtatttatttgagagagagagagagaaccagaaagatcacagagggagagggagaagcagacttgccactgagcagagagcccgatacggggctcgatcccagtatcttgagatcatgacctgagccaaaggcacacacttaactgaTCCAGGTGCCTGGGTCACTGGCTTTCTACCAAACTCTTGACACCTAGGTCTGCAACCTCGACATCATCGTTTCAGTTTGTCCCCTCTGTCTCCTTAATATACACACCCGGAGTCCTGGAGCTTTCCTCATGAAATATGCTCACCCGCACATGCCCATTGCCAGACGCCCAGCCCAGCTCCTGCCACATCCATGGGAATTAGAAACTCAGTGTCACTTCCCAGTTCCTGATGCTGGAGTTCATCCTGCCATAGCTGCCAAATTGCTCCCTTAAACACTGTGTCTACTACCTCACACACCCCCAAAATCTTCACTAGTTCTATTTCCTACTGATATCAAATCTGAACTCTCCTACTTGaatggttctttgaaaaactcTATATTTATTGGGGTACCGGGGTGGCTCAATCgattgagcaaccaactcttggttttggctcaggtcatgatctcagggtcatgagattgagccccacgttgggctccatgctcagtggggagtctacgtGAGAGTCTTTCCTCCCCCTTTAcccttcccccctgcttatgctttctctctcaaataaatacataaaatatattttttaaatattttatttatttgacagaaagcaaTAGAGCataagcaggcagagtggcaggcagagggagaagcagcaggctccccgctggacagagagctccacatggggctccatctcagaatcctgggatcatgacctgagccaaaggcaggcacccctaaaataaaatcttttttaaaaatgggaagaggcagctctggtggctcagcagtttagcgccgccttcagcccagggcatgaccctggagacccaggatcgagtcccacgtcaggctccgtgcatggagcctgcttctccctctacccgtgtctctggctctctctcagtctctctctctctctctttctctgtgtctctcatgaataaataaataaaatcttaaaaaaaaaaaaaaagggaagatacAGGATCCTGAAACCACATTCCCACATGAGAAAATCTTGGCTGGAGCTGAGAAGAGGATGCCACTTAGGTGGGGACATGCTCTCTCCAGTTTGAGTTCCTAGCACTCCCTGTTATCCACACTGGCTTCCTGGACTCATTGATGTCATCTGTCCAGCCCCTAAAGTTCccttatttatagaaatataaagaactgGGTGCCTTTCTCACTACCCATCAACCAGTGTTATTTGGTCAAGCCCTGGGTTCCTctgtttaaaataaagcaaactcACACTGAACATCTCCAGTGCCCTCTGAAATATGCTCCCATCCTATCATTCATTcaccacattcattcattcattcaacacacatttttGAATGCCTGTTTTGTGCCAGGGACTCTGCCGAACACTGGGGACACAGAGATGGCTAGGATAGAGTCCCGCCTTCCCGAGTGAGCTCACACTTCTCTGAGCTGACCTTATTAATCAGGCCTCCCAACCACACAGTGAACTCGCCAGCTCACGTCTACTCCATCCCACAAACAAAGGTGCATTCATTCGTGTCCCTGGTGTCATTCCCTTGCCCATGTTGTCACTCTCTGTCTCTGGACTTGCTCCAAATCACACGCAGCCTGAAAGGCTGCTTAGTACAGTGGAAAGACCACTAGTCAAGGGACAAGCTGGGAGATGTGGGGGATGTCGCTCCCCCACTCTGGGCTATATTTCTTCACTGGAAAGCACAGATTGGAGTCAGACTGCATAGGGCCgaatgactttgggcaagtcacttatcctctctgagctttggtttcctcgtctgtaaaataaGGCTAAGGGAATTTATCTCATAGGGTTGTTTCCAGAATTGAGCGATATAATGCACATAGAAAGCTTGGCATATGGCCTGACATACAGTAAATGCTTCATAAATGTTAGCTAATAGTATGATGTGTTGCCATTCTAAGCCTGCATCCCCTTTGGAGGCCTCCCTAGTTATGTTAAGGCCTATGGGACAGTCCCTCCTCCATACTCCTAACAtgcttcacagtgggtcctgtgGGTATGGTGTCTTGGGTACTGTTTCGTACAGACCCGATGGCTGGCCTCTTGTCCCCCACTACCCTGTGTCAGTGCTTGGCACCCTGCAGCAGGAACTCAGTTAGTGTTTGTTAAAGGCATAGTCTTCTGTAATGAACCAACTGTGGCTGCTGCCAAGGCTCCTCCTGCACCCCCCAGACAGTGGCTGAGATGAGGCCAGGTAAGTCCTGAGGAAAGTgggccaggcccagcccagggctggacTCTCCTTGAGCTGAGCACCAGCTCTGCTGTGGGAAAAGGCCTTCCACTGGGCTCCTTCTCCAGGAAGGCAGGTGGATGTCTGGTCATCTCCCCCTACTAGGCCCTCTGTGCGCTTCAGGAGGAGCAGACCAGACTGATGAGGAGGCTGCAGGAACTGCAGCAGCAGAGGAGAGAGCTCAGGGACATCCCCCCTGACCAGGTAAGCTGGGAGAGAGGGTGGCCTGGTAGAAAGAACTAGAAGTTACTCTCTCTCCTGGCTCCGCCACTTCTTTGCCTTGTGTGACCTCCAGTGTGTTACTTGAGCTCTTGGGACatgtgttctcatctgtaaagtggaactACCAGACTTGCTGGTGTGAGAACAAACTAAGATCTTGGGAGTAAAGTGCCAGTACAGGCTTGGCCTATGTTCATCCACTCATTTATCCAGCTCTTCTTTCAGTAAATGTACTTGTTCCTGGCATTGAGCACAAGGAACACTTtcctcctggggggtgggggtcaggccTCTCCCGCCCCTGAAggctgcatcagcctccctgccctggcctccaGGTCCCATTCTCAGTACCTGCACTCCCCCTGGTGTTCCGAGGACACACTCAGCAGGGCAAAGAGGTGCCCACGTGTTTGGTTTCCAAACTGCGGATCTGCTACCCTCTGCCAGGAGGTTCTGCTCTGGTCAACTTTGATGACCCCAAGGGTGAGCTCTCATGAGAAGccctgggagggaggctgggaggcatCCCAGCACTGACCTTGCTGCTTCCTCATGCCAGTGGCTGAGAGGGTGGTACAGCAGAAGGAACATAAAATCGACATAGAGGAATGCCGGTTGCGGGTGCAAGTGGAAGCCTTGGAGCTGCCCATGGTGACCACCATCCAGGTGAGAGAacagcagggtcctgggatgtgcAGGGAGTGCCATGGCACTTGGGCACTGGGAAGTGGGGCTGGACCTCTCCTTCATGTCTGCCCCAGGTGTCCACTCAGATAAGCAGGTGGAGCGTGCTGGTCAGTGGGTTTCCTGCAGGGCTCAGACTGAGTGAGGAGGAGCTGCTGGACAAGCTGGAGATCTTCTTTGGCAAGATCAGGAATGGAGGTGGTGAG
This genomic window contains:
- the IFI35 gene encoding interferon-induced 35 kDa protein, with protein sequence MSVYDAALCALQEEQTRLMRRLQELQQQRRELRDIPPDQVPFSVPALPLVFRGHTQQGKEVPTCLVSKLRICYPLPGGSALVNFDDPKVAERVVQQKEHKIDIEECRLRVQVEALELPMVTTIQVSTQISRWSVLVSGFPAGLRLSEEELLDKLEIFFGKIRNGGGEVETRELLLQGGVVLGFTKDTVAQHLCQVGQFTVPLGRQSFPLRVSPYLSGEIQKAEIMFRPVPQSVLVLNIPDVLDGPELQDILEIHFQKPSRGGGEVESLRVVPPGQRGLAVFTATSG